From a region of the Nonlabens sp. Hel1_33_55 genome:
- a CDS encoding glycosyltransferase — protein sequence MRILLVGEYSNFHNSLKYGLEFLGHEVTIIGDGDGFKRFPVDINIGNDFFERTWLTRKLKVGFWKVTGYNLADFLKLSRFRESEHLLKHFDIVQFINSNPFNCNASIERKMIDFILAHNHTIFLAACGDDHEYVKYLTEIHEGYSILDPVKRGELKQSDFLFTYKYLQPAYRENYYRILDAATKIIPSNIDYAMALKNQNKATSIIPAAINCGALQLDQNADLSVIKIFMGINRSNYWKKGINYFEEALEIIKKKYGSKVEIIIAENLAYQEYITKYKAAHILLDQVLCYDQGYNALEAMLQGKVVFSGGSEIYLKAHNLESVPVIDAQPDVDYLVEKLSELIENPSSILEIGRAARNHVLQHHESVMIAERYLKYYKK from the coding sequence ATGCGCATCTTGCTGGTAGGCGAGTACAGTAATTTCCACAACTCACTCAAATATGGGCTGGAATTTTTAGGTCATGAAGTCACTATTATAGGTGATGGTGACGGTTTTAAGAGATTTCCGGTTGATATCAACATCGGCAATGATTTTTTTGAACGCACTTGGCTCACCCGTAAACTTAAAGTCGGATTTTGGAAGGTTACCGGCTATAATCTTGCAGATTTTTTGAAGTTATCTCGCTTTCGCGAAAGCGAACACCTACTCAAACATTTTGATATCGTCCAGTTCATCAATTCAAATCCGTTTAACTGCAATGCTAGCATAGAACGGAAGATGATTGATTTTATCCTTGCTCACAATCACACGATTTTTCTGGCAGCCTGCGGCGATGATCATGAATACGTCAAATATTTGACCGAAATACATGAAGGTTACAGCATTCTCGATCCTGTCAAACGAGGAGAACTGAAGCAAAGTGATTTTTTGTTCACGTATAAATATTTACAGCCAGCATATCGGGAAAATTACTATCGCATTCTAGATGCAGCTACTAAAATCATTCCTAGTAATATCGATTATGCTATGGCTTTGAAGAATCAAAATAAGGCAACATCTATAATTCCAGCAGCGATCAATTGTGGTGCGTTACAGCTGGATCAAAATGCCGATCTATCTGTGATAAAGATTTTCATGGGCATCAATCGATCCAATTACTGGAAAAAAGGAATCAACTATTTTGAAGAGGCGCTCGAGATTATTAAAAAGAAATATGGCTCTAAAGTGGAGATCATCATCGCAGAAAACCTTGCCTATCAAGAGTACATTACAAAATACAAAGCAGCACATATCCTATTAGACCAGGTGCTGTGCTATGACCAAGGCTATAATGCACTAGAAGCAATGCTACAGGGAAAAGTGGTGTTTAGTGGTGGAAGCGAAATTTACCTTAAGGCTCACAATTTAGAATCTGTTCCTGTGATTGATGCTCAACCTGATGTGGATTATTTAGTTGAAAAACTTTCTGAGCTTATTGAGAATCCATCGTCCATCCTAGAAATAGGTCGTGCTGCTCGGAATCACGTATTGCAACATCATGAGAGCGTCATGATTGCAGAACGGTATTTGAAATATTACAAGAAATAA